The following coding sequences lie in one Sorghum bicolor cultivar BTx623 chromosome 6, Sorghum_bicolor_NCBIv3, whole genome shotgun sequence genomic window:
- the LOC8066801 gene encoding uncharacterized protein LOC8066801, with the protein MEIGMGSMRAAPKKLRTKAEVRVRTVPEVEGWESLSHKRWLAQGGLREEEEVEEVGEIDDYFGVEASEFRDTWNQRYSSYCGSFEDTTKILNKRFTFEKPHRCGGPQDTLQVFSLKIAKLRVGLQWPLQVFGMVAIRDCIDQNRNIIFDRPRHHCQIITREDPYLKLTGPTRAVVVLDPATFEVDLKVKGTTESEDQWLSFLAVDYHHFPLLNSHLFGREYASKLSELQFHLGSIISSVEATIDVQITSGSWPHGLRAQFTAGTASIPGAKVILLDSGDEGPLVGDGSIKLSRCVASVEVGGELNVCVKAFLGDEIVVNKVKVFKPKTAGVSEDSLVVDFNREISMAKTKTAGEGDISPGVGLNHGLGCCKFGFIISWSVISYFR; encoded by the exons ATGGAGATAGGCATGGGATCTATGCGAGCAGCGCCGAAAAAGTTGAGGACAAAAGCGGAGGTGAGGGTGCGTACGGTGCCGGAAGTCGAAGGGTGGGAGAGCCTGTCGCATAAGAGGTGGCTGGCGCAAGGGGGTTtacgagaagaagaagaagtagAGGAAGTGGGCGAGATCGACGACTACTTCGGCGTCGAGGCTAGCGAGTTTAGGGATACATGGAACCAGCGATATTCGAGCTACTGCGGTTCCTTCGAAGACACTA caaagatcctaaacaagcgtTTCACGTTCGAGAAGCCTCATCGTTGTGGTGGCCCACAAGATACCCTGCAGGTCTTTTCACTCAAAATCGCAAAACTGAGAGTGGGTTTACAATGGCCGCTCCAGGTGTTTGGGATGGTTGCCATACGTGACTGCATCGATCAGAATCGCAATATCATCTTTGACCGCCCAAGACACCACTGCCAAATCATTACCCGAGAG GATCCATATTTGAAACTGACAGGCCCTACACGTGCTGTTGTGGTGTTGGACCCTGCGACCTTTGAGGTTGATCTGAAAGTTAAGGGCACTACTGAGTCTGAGGATCAATGGTTGAGCTTTCTAGCTGTAGATTACCACCACTTTCCTCTGCTTAACTCGCATCTTTTTGGAAGGGAGTATGCTAGCAAGCTTAGCGAATTGCAGTTTCATCTTGGCTCTATTATTAGTTCAGTGGAGGCAACAATCGATGTGCAAATCACTAGTGGATCATGGCCACATGGTTTACGTGCCCAGTTCACTGCCGGTACTGCCAGCATACCTGGTGCAAAAGTCATCTTACTAGATTCTGGTGATGAAGGGCCACTTGTTGGAGATGGAAGTATCAAGCTTTCACGTTGTGTTGCATCTGTTGAAGTTGGGGGCGAGCTGAATGTTTGTGTGAAGGCATTTCTAGGTGATGAGATTGTGGTAAACAAAGTGAAGGTTTTTAAGCCTAAGACAGCTGGTGTAAGCGAGGACAGTCTTGTCGTTGACTTCAACCGAGAGATTTCCATGGCAAAGACTAAGACAGCTGGTGAAGGCGACATCTCTCCTGGGGTTGGCTTAAATCATGGGCTTGGCTGCTGCAAATTTGGTTTTATTATCTCCTGGTCGGTTATTTCGTATTTTAGGTAG